From Flavobacterium sp. 102, a single genomic window includes:
- the pgmB gene encoding beta-phosphoglucomutase, with amino-acid sequence MSKKAFIFDLDGVIVDTAKYHFLAWQKLAQELGIEFTPEHNEELKGVSRVRSLEIILALGNVQASQEDKNKWLIQKNEEYLSYLVDMDESELLPGVINVLQFIKEKKQLIALGSASKNARPILEKTGILHFFDAIVDGNDVANAKPDPEVFLRAAKLVKANNKNCIVFEDSVAGIQAANIANMISVGIGEEEILHEAKYNFKDFTFMDLSFIEALLD; translated from the coding sequence ATGAGTAAAAAAGCATTCATTTTCGACCTTGACGGAGTAATCGTAGACACAGCCAAATACCATTTTTTGGCGTGGCAAAAATTAGCTCAAGAGTTAGGAATCGAATTTACCCCAGAACACAACGAAGAATTAAAAGGCGTTAGCCGCGTTCGTTCTCTTGAGATTATTTTAGCGCTGGGCAATGTTCAAGCATCACAAGAAGACAAAAACAAATGGTTAATCCAAAAAAATGAAGAGTATTTATCTTATCTGGTCGATATGGACGAAAGCGAATTACTACCGGGTGTAATCAACGTTCTTCAATTTATTAAAGAAAAAAAACAACTGATTGCTTTAGGTTCGGCGAGTAAAAACGCCCGACCTATTTTAGAAAAAACAGGAATCTTACACTTTTTTGACGCAATCGTTGATGGTAATGATGTAGCCAATGCCAAACCCGATCCGGAGGTTTTTCTAAGAGCAGCCAAATTGGTAAAAGCAAACAACAAAAACTGTATTGTTTTTGAAGACAGTGTTGCCGGAATACAAGCCGCCAATATTGCCAATATGATAAGTGTCGGCATTGGAGAAGAAGAGATATTGCATGAAGCAAAATACAATTTTAAAGATTTTACGTTTATGGACCTTTCTTTTATAGAAGCACTTCTAGACTAA
- a CDS encoding MFS transporter, with amino-acid sequence MEKRKLSFWEIWNMSFGFLGIQMGFALQNANASRILQIFGADVHELSWFWIIAPLMGLIVQPIIGHYSDNTWGRFGRRKPYFLAGALLASIGLILMPQAEIFIAFMPALWVGAGMLMIMDASFNIAMEPFRALVGDNLRADQHTLGFSVQTALIGIGAVVGSWLPYVLNEWFGVSNLPTETSAIPNNLIYSFIIGAAILIATILVTIFTTKEYSPEELAQFRDEKEHEEAMGETKESKLSDIFTDFAKMPETMRQLSWVQFFSWFGLFGMWVFTTPAIAQHIYGLSVEDTKSPEFQSAGDWVGIIFGVYNFVSAIVAFILPYIAKQIGRRKTHALSLVLGGIGLISMYFMPNKESLIFSMILVGFAWASILAMPYAILAGSIHPKKMGVYMGIFNFFIVIPQIINALIGGPLVKYVYGDHAIYALVMSGVSFIIAAFLALKVKDSKDIN; translated from the coding sequence ATGGAAAAGCGTAAATTAAGTTTCTGGGAAATTTGGAACATGAGTTTCGGTTTCTTAGGAATCCAGATGGGTTTTGCCCTTCAAAATGCTAATGCCAGTAGAATTCTTCAAATTTTTGGTGCTGATGTCCATGAGTTATCATGGTTTTGGATTATTGCACCCTTAATGGGATTAATTGTTCAGCCCATAATAGGCCATTACAGCGATAATACTTGGGGAAGGTTTGGCAGAAGAAAACCATACTTTTTAGCAGGAGCTTTGTTGGCTTCAATCGGTTTGATATTAATGCCACAAGCAGAAATATTTATTGCCTTTATGCCCGCTTTATGGGTTGGTGCCGGAATGCTGATGATTATGGACGCTTCGTTCAACATTGCTATGGAACCTTTTAGAGCCTTAGTTGGTGACAATTTAAGAGCCGACCAACACACTTTAGGCTTTAGTGTTCAAACCGCTTTAATTGGAATTGGTGCTGTAGTAGGTTCGTGGCTTCCCTATGTTTTAAACGAATGGTTTGGTGTAAGCAATTTACCTACTGAAACTTCCGCTATTCCAAATAATTTGATTTATTCTTTCATCATAGGAGCCGCCATTTTGATTGCTACTATTTTGGTAACCATTTTTACTACCAAAGAGTATTCGCCTGAAGAATTAGCGCAATTTCGCGATGAGAAAGAGCATGAAGAAGCTATGGGAGAAACCAAAGAATCTAAACTCTCTGATATTTTTACAGACTTTGCCAAAATGCCCGAAACCATGCGCCAATTGAGTTGGGTTCAATTCTTCTCTTGGTTTGGTCTCTTCGGAATGTGGGTTTTTACTACGCCGGCCATTGCTCAACACATTTATGGACTATCAGTAGAAGACACCAAAAGTCCTGAATTTCAATCTGCAGGAGATTGGGTTGGAATCATCTTTGGAGTTTACAATTTCGTATCTGCTATCGTAGCATTCATACTTCCTTATATTGCAAAACAAATCGGAAGAAGAAAAACGCATGCTCTTTCCCTTGTATTAGGTGGAATCGGACTGATCTCTATGTATTTTATGCCCAATAAAGAATCATTGATATTTTCCATGATATTAGTCGGGTTTGCCTGGGCAAGTATTTTAGCGATGCCTTATGCAATTCTGGCAGGTTCAATCCACCCGAAAAAAATGGGAGTTTACATGGGAATATTCAATTTCTTCATCGTAATCCCGCAAATCATTAACGCTTTAATTGGTGGTCCGCTAGTGAAATATGTATATGGCGACCATGCTATTTATGCTTTAGTAATGAGTGGCGTAAGTTTCATCATTGCCGCATTTTTAGCCCTAAAAGTTAAAGACAGTAAAGACATTAATTAA
- a CDS encoding LacI family DNA-binding transcriptional regulator, whose amino-acid sequence MKRKVTLKQIARELDVSISTVSKSLRNSLEISEDTRQKVQAFAKLYNYKPNNIALSLKNKKTKTICIIIPEIIHHFFATVISGVENVANENGYNVLVCLSDESFDKEVINMEMLANGSIDGFIMSLSKETQQKKDFHHIVEVINQGMPVVMFDRVTNEILCDKVIIDDNLAAFNATQHLIDKGFKKIALISTVDYVSVGKLRTEGYTKALKNNDIKVDDNLILKIEDTENFEDSIANLLANNEIDAVFAVNELFAVTAIKEANKLGKKVPEDISIIGFTDGIISKYSSPSITTVSQNGVKMGGKAAKMLIERLEAEEEDEEQYRTEVIETELVERESTK is encoded by the coding sequence ATGAAAAGAAAAGTAACGCTTAAACAAATTGCCAGAGAGCTTGATGTCTCCATTTCAACCGTCTCAAAATCCTTGAGAAACAGCTTGGAAATAAGCGAAGATACCAGACAAAAAGTGCAGGCATTTGCCAAATTATACAATTACAAACCCAACAATATCGCCTTAAGTTTAAAGAACAAAAAAACAAAGACCATTTGTATTATTATTCCTGAAATTATCCATCATTTTTTTGCCACAGTAATCAGCGGCGTCGAAAATGTAGCCAACGAAAATGGCTATAATGTTTTGGTCTGTCTTTCCGACGAATCTTTTGATAAAGAAGTAATTAACATGGAAATGTTGGCTAACGGAAGTATCGATGGCTTCATCATGTCGCTGTCAAAAGAAACCCAACAAAAGAAAGATTTTCACCACATCGTCGAAGTCATTAATCAAGGAATGCCGGTCGTTATGTTTGATCGCGTAACCAATGAAATTCTTTGCGACAAAGTAATCATTGATGACAATCTTGCAGCTTTTAATGCTACCCAACATTTAATTGATAAAGGCTTTAAAAAAATTGCTCTGATTTCAACAGTTGATTATGTGAGCGTCGGAAAACTCAGAACCGAAGGTTACACCAAAGCCCTAAAAAATAATGACATCAAAGTAGATGACAATCTAATTTTGAAAATCGAAGACACTGAAAACTTCGAAGACAGTATAGCTAATCTCTTAGCGAACAATGAAATCGATGCTGTTTTTGCCGTAAACGAATTATTCGCCGTAACCGCTATAAAAGAAGCCAACAAACTAGGCAAGAAAGTTCCGGAAGACATTTCAATTATCGGTTTCACAGACGGTATTATCTCTAAATATTCTTCTCCAAGTATTACCACCGTAAGTCAAAACGGCGTGAAAATGGGAGGCAAAGCCGCTAAAATGCTGATTGAAAGACTAGAAGCCGAAGAAGAAGACGAAGAACAATACAGAACTGAAGTGATCGAAACCGAATTGGTAGAAAGAGAATCCACGAAATAA
- a CDS encoding SusC/RagA family TonB-linked outer membrane protein: MKTIYKKLLFLFLLLPFGALAQSSLSGVVLDSKSNQPLPGVNVIVQGANSSTTTDFDGKFQLGGLKNGDKVVFSFIGYDSKTVTFSGQNTVNISLEESANQLQEVVVQVGYGTVKKKDATGSVTTVGAKDFNKGSNVTAENLLNGRVAGLTVNTSGAPGSGSEIRIRGGSSLFASNDPLIVIDGLPIENNADNNRGTTSVLAALNPNDIESFTVLKDASATAIYGSRASNGVIIITTKRGGKKLAVDYNFQYGSGRLVDKISVFNGDAYRDLITDLRPGDVSMLGTANTDWQDKIYRRTDYVDNNISIKGNLFNIIPARLSFGNTYQEGLRLTNTFNRNTVSTALNPSFFNDHLKIRLNATYTNEKNRFADGVEGSALRFNPTQPVYDPASPFGGFFEYYNPDGTLQLGTRNPVAQLLQTDDRGVNNRVFGNFEIDYKFHFFPALRAVINLGFDEANGERTKLMGADAASGPSNNNLPYGKNEYEESIARNKLFDAYLVYTKTFGKIDFEAQAGYSYQIRQNQIQSTGNILDPNLPSNFPETTIFTDNVLLGYFGRTKLAINDTYLFTFTVRRDGSSRFPSNEKYGTFPSAAFAWKLKNVAFKDSKVISDLKLRLGYGITGQQEFGGFNERNFYLQQYTTGSGSSQYIFGTSPTPIAISNPYNPALKWEQTTTYNVGFDYGLFNDRITGALDLFYKVSDDLIVNAAFADGGNFSNAGFQNIGSFSTKGIEFSLDAQVIKNDNFNWNVNFNTTAFKRRIDELAYGADIFTGDTGAGTGGTAQILREGYTPYSFYVYKQLYDASGSPIEGAYADLNGDGIINGDDRYIYKNADPKVTFGFASTMNYKNFDFSFNARASYGARIYNAVNAGRAQYNSLINGVLENVPTSVLNTGFTTTADVVLSDIYVENGSFIRLDNVTLGYTFPKWIEGKASLRLFTGVQNALLITDYSGLDPEITNNGRDNTIYPRQRSFLFGANIKF, from the coding sequence ATGAAAACAATTTACAAAAAGTTGTTATTTTTATTCCTGTTACTGCCTTTTGGCGCTCTTGCACAGAGCTCTTTAAGTGGAGTTGTTCTTGATAGCAAATCAAACCAACCCTTGCCAGGTGTAAATGTAATTGTTCAAGGTGCAAACAGCAGCACCACAACAGATTTTGACGGAAAATTCCAGTTAGGAGGCCTAAAAAACGGAGACAAAGTTGTCTTTTCGTTTATAGGATATGACTCTAAAACGGTTACTTTTTCAGGTCAGAATACGGTAAACATTAGCTTAGAGGAAAGTGCTAACCAACTGCAAGAAGTTGTAGTTCAGGTTGGTTATGGAACTGTTAAGAAAAAAGACGCCACTGGTTCAGTAACTACTGTAGGCGCAAAAGACTTTAACAAAGGCTCCAATGTAACCGCAGAAAATTTACTTAACGGTAGAGTGGCGGGTTTAACAGTCAACACGAGTGGGGCTCCGGGTTCTGGTTCTGAAATAAGAATTAGAGGAGGTTCTTCTTTGTTTGCATCTAATGACCCGTTAATTGTAATTGATGGCTTGCCAATTGAAAATAATGCGGATAACAACAGAGGAACAACTTCGGTTCTGGCAGCTTTAAATCCGAATGACATAGAGAGTTTTACAGTGCTAAAAGATGCATCTGCTACTGCAATTTACGGTTCTAGAGCTTCAAATGGAGTTATTATCATTACCACTAAAAGAGGAGGAAAAAAATTAGCGGTTGACTATAATTTTCAATATGGTTCTGGAAGATTAGTAGATAAAATCAGTGTTTTTAACGGTGATGCTTATCGTGACTTAATTACGGATTTAAGACCAGGAGATGTTTCAATGTTGGGAACTGCGAATACTGATTGGCAGGATAAAATCTACAGAAGAACTGATTATGTTGACAATAACATTTCTATTAAAGGGAATTTATTTAACATAATACCAGCACGTTTGTCTTTTGGGAATACCTATCAAGAAGGTTTGAGATTGACAAATACTTTCAATAGAAATACAGTTTCGACTGCATTGAATCCTTCTTTTTTTAACGATCATTTAAAAATTAGATTGAATGCTACTTATACTAATGAGAAAAACAGATTTGCCGATGGTGTTGAAGGTTCTGCCTTAAGGTTTAACCCTACGCAGCCAGTTTATGACCCTGCTTCGCCTTTTGGAGGGTTTTTTGAGTATTACAATCCAGATGGTACTTTACAGTTAGGAACAAGAAATCCAGTTGCTCAATTGTTACAAACCGATGACAGAGGTGTAAATAACCGAGTTTTTGGTAACTTTGAGATTGATTACAAATTCCACTTTTTCCCAGCATTGAGAGCGGTTATCAACCTTGGATTTGATGAAGCAAATGGTGAAAGAACAAAATTAATGGGAGCTGATGCCGCCTCCGGACCAAGTAATAATAACTTACCTTATGGTAAAAATGAATACGAAGAGAGTATTGCTAGAAATAAATTATTTGATGCTTACTTAGTATACACCAAGACTTTTGGCAAAATAGACTTTGAAGCACAAGCTGGTTACTCTTATCAGATTCGTCAAAACCAAATTCAATCAACAGGGAATATTTTAGACCCTAACTTACCTTCAAATTTTCCTGAAACTACAATCTTTACAGATAATGTGTTGCTCGGATATTTTGGTAGAACCAAGTTAGCGATTAACGATACCTACTTATTTACATTTACTGTTAGAAGAGATGGTTCTTCGAGATTTCCATCAAATGAAAAGTATGGTACTTTTCCATCGGCAGCTTTTGCATGGAAATTAAAAAATGTAGCATTTAAAGACTCAAAGGTTATTTCTGATTTAAAATTAAGATTAGGGTATGGTATAACAGGTCAACAAGAGTTTGGTGGGTTTAATGAAAGAAATTTCTATTTACAACAGTATACTACAGGAAGTGGATCTAGTCAATATATTTTTGGGACTTCACCAACTCCTATCGCAATTTCGAATCCATACAATCCTGCTTTGAAATGGGAGCAAACAACTACCTATAACGTTGGTTTTGATTATGGTTTGTTTAATGATAGAATAACAGGAGCATTAGATTTATTTTATAAAGTATCAGATGATTTGATTGTAAATGCAGCTTTTGCTGATGGCGGTAACTTCTCAAATGCCGGATTTCAAAATATTGGTAGTTTCTCTACAAAAGGTATCGAGTTTTCTTTAGATGCACAGGTTATAAAAAATGATAATTTCAACTGGAATGTTAACTTCAATACAACAGCTTTCAAAAGAAGAATTGATGAGTTAGCATATGGTGCCGATATTTTCACAGGAGATACCGGAGCCGGAACAGGAGGAACTGCTCAAATTTTAAGAGAAGGATATACACCTTATTCATTTTATGTTTACAAGCAATTGTATGATGCTTCGGGGTCTCCAATTGAAGGTGCCTATGCAGATTTGAATGGAGATGGAATCATCAATGGAGATGATAGATATATTTATAAAAACGCAGATCCTAAAGTAACTTTTGGTTTTGCTTCAACTATGAATTATAAAAATTTCGATTTTTCATTCAATGCCAGAGCAAGCTATGGTGCTAGAATATACAACGCAGTTAATGCAGGTAGAGCCCAATACAATTCTTTGATTAATGGTGTTCTTGAAAATGTTCCAACTTCAGTTTTAAACACAGGATTTACTACTACAGCAGATGTGGTTTTGTCAGACATCTATGTTGAAAACGGGTCTTTTATCAGATTAGATAATGTAACTTTAGGGTATACTTTCCCTAAATGGATTGAAGGAAAAGCTTCTTTGAGATTGTTCACCGGTGTTCAAAATGCGCTTTTGATTACCGACTATTCAGGATTAGATCCTGAAATAACTAATAATGGAAGAGATAATACTATTTATCCTAGACAAAGATCTTTCTTATTTGGTGCAAATATTAAATTTTAA
- a CDS encoding RagB/SusD family nutrient uptake outer membrane protein — protein sequence MKKLKINAYYLLGFFFVLNSCTDDLNVVPTDDDVFLSEQFFAQPGAYKSGLAGVYGNLALTGAGDAGSSFLQGIDAGTSQFTRCLWYLQNLTTDEVIWSYENDPGTRELQRNIWNESNPLILGMFSRTMAEVALANEYLRQTTPAKLSGRGVTDATLLSDIEDYRNEVRVLRAYAYYNLMDLYGKAPFLTEADPINTVGPEYDRAELFAFIESELTEVLPNLKAPRTNEGGRLDQGFARMVLAKIYLNAEVYIGANRYADCLTQCTQIISGGYALKPNYLDNFKADNNTSEEMIFTIQSDGQVTQSYGATTVMVNGQIGSLEANGTSFGVGSGGWGGALRLRKQFVQKFDGVAYDFDARKTISGGGPRALDIADIADKNQGYILSKFSNISSTGIPGGNSTFVNTDFPLFRLADVYLMYAEAQMRRDGATNGSTTTNVSSESLVYLNSLRERANDGNFANVASSDVTLDFIIDERARELHWEGHRRQDLIRFGKYTGGSYNWAWKGNGVNGISISNNLKLFPIPAQSLASNPNLTQNPGY from the coding sequence ATGAAAAAATTAAAAATTAATGCGTATTATTTATTAGGTTTTTTCTTTGTACTTAATTCATGTACAGATGATCTAAATGTAGTGCCTACAGATGATGATGTATTTTTATCAGAACAGTTTTTCGCACAACCGGGAGCATACAAGTCCGGATTGGCGGGAGTTTATGGTAATTTGGCATTAACGGGCGCTGGCGATGCGGGTTCTTCTTTTCTTCAAGGAATTGATGCAGGAACCAGTCAGTTTACAAGATGTTTGTGGTATTTACAGAATTTAACCACAGATGAAGTTATTTGGAGTTATGAAAATGACCCTGGTACTAGAGAATTACAAAGAAATATTTGGAATGAAAGCAATCCTCTTATTTTAGGAATGTTTAGTAGAACAATGGCTGAAGTTGCTTTGGCAAATGAATATTTGCGTCAAACAACTCCGGCTAAGCTAAGCGGAAGAGGCGTTACCGATGCTACTTTGCTAAGCGACATTGAGGATTATAGAAATGAAGTTAGAGTTTTAAGAGCTTATGCTTATTATAACTTGATGGATTTGTATGGTAAAGCGCCATTTTTGACAGAGGCAGACCCTATAAATACAGTTGGTCCCGAATATGATAGGGCTGAATTATTTGCTTTTATTGAGAGTGAGTTAACTGAAGTTTTGCCAAATTTGAAAGCTCCTAGAACAAATGAAGGCGGGAGACTAGACCAAGGTTTTGCTAGAATGGTTCTGGCTAAAATTTATTTAAATGCGGAAGTATATATTGGCGCTAACCGCTATGCTGACTGCTTAACTCAATGTACACAAATCATTAGCGGAGGATATGCTTTAAAACCAAATTATCTAGACAATTTTAAAGCAGATAATAATACCTCAGAGGAAATGATTTTTACTATTCAGTCTGATGGTCAAGTAACTCAAAGTTACGGAGCAACAACAGTTATGGTTAATGGTCAAATAGGCTCTTTAGAAGCTAATGGAACTTCATTTGGTGTTGGTTCTGGTGGATGGGGTGGTGCCTTACGCTTAAGAAAGCAATTTGTTCAAAAATTTGATGGAGTAGCTTATGATTTTGATGCGAGAAAAACAATTTCAGGTGGCGGTCCTAGAGCGCTAGATATTGCTGATATCGCCGACAAAAATCAAGGGTACATTTTATCCAAGTTTTCTAATATCAGCTCGACAGGTATTCCTGGTGGAAATTCAACTTTTGTAAATACAGATTTTCCTCTGTTCAGATTGGCTGATGTTTATTTGATGTATGCAGAAGCACAAATGAGAAGAGACGGCGCTACAAATGGTAGTACTACTACTAATGTGAGTTCCGAGTCATTAGTGTATTTAAATTCTTTAAGAGAAAGAGCTAATGATGGAAATTTTGCGAATGTAGCAAGTAGTGATGTAACTTTGGATTTTATCATCGATGAAAGAGCCAGAGAATTGCATTGGGAAGGTCACAGAAGACAAGATTTAATTCGATTTGGAAAATATACAGGCGGAAGCTATAACTGGGCATGGAAAGGTAATGGCGTTAATGGAATTTCAATTTCAAATAACTTAAAATTATTCCCAATACCAGCTCAATCTTTAGCCTCAAACCCTAATTTAACACAGAACCCAGGTTATTAA
- a CDS encoding SusE domain-containing protein has product MKNKYKIVLAVIAFMGITSCTDDDNLKFSEPEGSFSIVTPLSGESIVLNEATPTNPGIALTWSPMDYTTPTEVTYTVQLAPNGSDFSNAQDLASTTSTFATIQSDVLNLAVLTAGGTPFVQSPVDIRIKATTGTTGTQEVYSSTITYLVTAYGCLGQYAVGAGIPSAGWNWDSPLSLICDDNVLTATTNFANDAFRIFTVSGDWNTGRNYPYYITEGYTISSNFENAGDGDSNFRFIGTPGTYRFKIDANTKKITAFQGTTAASSNWLVGAATPGGWSWAGNNETEFGLISDGVYEAKIVMTSGEAFRIFLGNNGGDSWDLGSRNYPYYQSNGYTIDSELVNAADGDSNIRYTGPTALRTFKINTITKVITVD; this is encoded by the coding sequence ATGAAAAACAAATATAAAATAGTATTAGCAGTAATTGCATTTATGGGGATTACCTCATGTACAGATGATGATAATTTAAAATTTTCAGAACCTGAAGGCTCATTTTCAATCGTAACACCATTATCAGGAGAATCTATAGTTTTGAATGAAGCAACTCCGACCAATCCAGGTATAGCACTTACGTGGTCTCCTATGGATTACACAACACCTACTGAGGTTACTTATACTGTTCAATTAGCGCCAAATGGTTCTGATTTTTCTAATGCTCAAGATCTAGCTTCAACGACTAGTACTTTTGCAACCATTCAGTCAGATGTTTTGAATTTAGCTGTTTTAACTGCTGGAGGGACTCCTTTTGTGCAAAGTCCGGTAGATATTAGAATCAAAGCGACAACCGGAACAACGGGAACTCAAGAAGTTTATTCTTCTACAATTACCTATTTAGTTACGGCTTATGGTTGTTTAGGACAATATGCTGTAGGAGCCGGAATCCCTTCTGCGGGATGGAATTGGGATTCTCCACTAAGCTTAATTTGTGATGATAATGTTTTAACAGCGACCACAAATTTTGCCAATGATGCTTTCAGAATTTTCACTGTAAGTGGAGATTGGAATACAGGGAGAAACTATCCTTACTACATTACAGAAGGATATACCATTAGCTCTAATTTCGAAAATGCCGGAGATGGTGATAGTAATTTCAGATTCATAGGAACTCCGGGTACTTATCGTTTTAAAATAGATGCTAACACAAAAAAAATAACAGCTTTTCAAGGTACAACAGCTGCTAGTTCTAACTGGTTAGTTGGTGCTGCTACTCCTGGAGGATGGTCATGGGCCGGTAACAATGAAACAGAATTCGGTTTGATTTCTGACGGTGTTTATGAAGCAAAAATTGTTATGACCAGCGGTGAAGCATTCAGAATATTTTTAGGAAATAATGGAGGAGATAGCTGGGACTTAGGAAGCAGAAATTATCCTTATTACCAGTCAAATGGTTATACAATCGATTCTGAATTAGTAAATGCGGCTGATGGAGATAGTAATATTAGATATACTGGTCCAACAGCTCTTAGAACATTTAAAATAAACACTATTACCAAAGTAATTACGGTAGATTAA